A genome region from Camelina sativa cultivar DH55 chromosome 10, Cs, whole genome shotgun sequence includes the following:
- the LOC104719214 gene encoding probable aminopyrimidine aminohydrolase, mitochondrial isoform X1, with product MRFLFSTRLINNNSLGLLRSPRTALPICSLWVPIKSPVFRSATSPMAAAAFSSAMAMTPNSEEALARKLWIKFNRESLFSIYSPFAVCLAAGSLKIDTFRQYIAQDVHFLKAFAHAYELAEECADDDDDKLAISDLRKSVMEELKMHDSFVQDWDLDINKKVSINSATLKYTEFLLATASGKVEGCKAPGMLDTPFEKTKVAAYTLGAVTPCMRLYAFLGKEFGALLDPSDVNQPYKKWVDNYSSDAFQASAKQTEDLLEKLSVSMTGEELDIIEKLYQQAMILEVEFFHAQPLAQPTIVPLFKNQSKDDLVIFSDFDLTCTVVDSSAILAEIAIVTAPKDELSRSGLQIHRMLSSDLRNTWNLLSKQYTEHYEECIENILNKEKADKFDYEGLCKALEQLSDFEKQANNRVIESGVLKGLNLEDIKRAGERLILQDGCINVFQKILETENLNAKVHVLSYCWCGDLIRAAFCAGGVDAVEVHANEFTFEESISTGEIERKVESPINKAQQFKSILQNGKDINEKKSPLTVYIGDSVGDLLCLLEADIGIVVGSSSSLRRVGTHFGVSFVPLFSGIVQKQKQQTEEESSSTWKGLSGTLYTVSSWAEIHSFALGW from the exons ATGCGCTTCCTCTTCTCCACGCGCCTCATCAATAATAACTCGCTTGGTCTCCTCCGATCTCCACGCACCGCCTTGCCGATCTGTTCTCTCTGGGTTCCCATCAAGTCTCCGGTCTTCAGATCGGCGACTAGTCCAATGGCGGCGGCCGCCTTCTCTTCAGCGATGGCGATGACTCCTAACTCGGAAGAAGCTCTTGCAAGGAAGCTCTGGATCAAGTTTAACAGAGAGTCCCTCTTCTCTATCTACAGCCCATTCGCCGTCTGTTTAGCCGCCGGAAGCCTCAAAATCGACACATTTCGTCAGTATATTGCACAGGATGTTCATTTCCTCAAGGCGTTTGCTCACGC GTATGAGTTGGCCGAAGAGtgtgctgatgatgatgatgataaattgGCAATTTCTGACTTGAGAAAAAGCGTGATGGAAGAATTGAAAATGCATGACTCATTTGTACAG GATTGGGATTTAGACATCAACAAAAAAGTAAGTATAAACTCAGCAACTTTGAAATACACTGAGTTCTTGTTAGCTACAGCATCCGGAAAAGTAGAAGGATGCAAAGCTCCCGGCATGCTTGATACTccatttgaaaaaacaaaagttgctgCCTACACGCTTGGTGCTGTGACACCTTGCATGAGGTTGTATGCCTTTCTCGGTAAGGAGTTTGGAGCACTTCTTGATCCGAGTGATGTGAACCAACCCTACAAGAAATGGGTCGATAATTATTCTAGTGATGCTTTCCAG GCATCAGCCAAGCAAACTGAAGACTTGCTTGAGAAGCTTAGTGTCTCTATGACTGGTGAAGAATTGGACATAATTGAAAAATTGTATCAACAGGCTATGATACTTGAAGTAGAGTTTTTCCATGCCCAACCTCTTGCTCAGCCTACCATAGTTCCACTGTTCAAGAACCAATCAAAAGATGATCTGGTGatcttttctgattttgatcTGACTTGCACCGTTGTGGATTCTTCTGCTATTTTAGCGGAAATAGCAATTGTAACTGCCCCAAAAGATGAATTGAGTCGATCTGGACTACAAATACATCGAATGCTCTCATCTGACCTTAGGAACACCTGGAATCTACTTTCTAAGCAATACACGGAGCATTATGAAGAATGCATAGAGAATATTCTGAATAAGGAAAAAG CGGACAAGTTTGACTACGAGGGTTTATGTAAAGCACTGGAGCAGCTCTCGGATTTTGAGAAACAGGCAAACAATCGAGTGATTGAGTCTGGTGTACTTAAGGGCCTGAATCTCGAAGACATTAAGCGAGCTGGGGAAAGGTTAATTCTTCAAGATGGCTGCATCAATGTCTTCcagaaaattttagaaactgAGAATCTAAATGCAAAAGTTCATGTGCTTTCGTATTGTTGGTGCGGTGACCTGATAAGGGCAGCCTTTTGTGCAG GCGGAGTCGATGCAGTGGAAGTACATGCTAATGAATTCACATTCGAGGAATCCATCTCGACTGGTGAAATCGAGAGAAAGGTGGAATCCCCGATCAACAAAGCTCAACAGTTCAAAAGTATCCTACAAAATGGAAAGGATATCAACGAGAAGAAAAGCCCCCTGACTGTTTATATTGGAGATTCTGTAGGTGACTTGCTGTGTCTCCTCGAAGCAGATATAGGAATAGTGGTTGGCTCAAGCTCGAGTCTCAGGAGAGTGGGAACCCATTTTGGTGTCTCATTTGTGCCTTTGTTTTCTGGAATCGttcagaaacagaaacaacaaactgaagaagaatcatcatcaacctGGAAAGGACTCTCTGGCACTCTTTACACAGTTTCAAGCTGGGCCGAAATTCATTCCTTTGCACTTGGATGGTAG
- the LOC104719214 gene encoding probable aminopyrimidine aminohydrolase, mitochondrial isoform X2, with the protein MRFLFSTRLINNNSLGLLRSPRTALPICSLWVPIKSPVFRSATSPMAAAGFSSAMAITPNAEEALARKLWIKFNRESLFSIYSPFSVCLAAGSLKIDTFRQYIAQDVHFLKAFAHAYELAEECADDDDDKLAISDLRKSVMEELKMHDSFVQDWDLDINKKVSINSATLKYTEFLLATASGKVEGCKAPGMLDTPFEKTKVAAYTLGAVTPCMRLYAFLGKEFGALLDPSDVNQPYKKWVDNYSSDAFQASAKQTEDLLEKLSVSMTGEELDIIEKLYQQAMILEVEFFHAQPLAQPTIVPLFKNQSKDDLVIFSDFDLTCTVVDSSAILAEIAIVTAPKDELSRSGLQIHRMLSSDLRNTWNLLSKQYTEHYEECIENILNKEKADKFDYEGLCKALEQLSDFEKQANNRVIESGVLKGLNLEDIKRAGERLILQDGCINVFQKILETENLNAKVHVLSYCWCGDLIRAAFCAGGVDAVEVHANEFTFEESISTGEIERKVESPINKAQQFKSILQNGKDINEKKSPLTVYIGDSVGDLLCLLEADIGIVVGSSSSLRRVGTHFGVSFVPLFSGIVQKQKQQTEEESSSTWKGLSGTLYTVSSWAEIHSFALGW; encoded by the exons ATGCGCTTCCTCTTCTCCACGCGCCTCATCAATAATAACTCGCTTGGTCTCCTCCGATCTCCACGCACCGCCTTGCCGATCTGTTCTCTCTGGGTTCCCATCAAGTCTCCGGTCTTCAGATCGGCGACTAGTCCAA TGGCGGCGGCCGGCTTCTCTTCAGCGATGGCGATTACTCCTAACGCGGAAGAAGCTCTTGCAAGGAAGCTCTGGATCAAGTTTAACAGAGAGTCCCTCTTCTCTATCTACAGCCCATTCTCCGTCTGTTTAGCCGCCGGAAGCCTCAAAATCGACACATTTCGTCAGTATATTGCACAAGATGTTCATTTCCTCAAGGCGTTTGCTCACGC GTATGAGTTGGCCGAAGAGtgtgctgatgatgatgatgataaattgGCAATTTCTGACTTGAGAAAAAGCGTGATGGAAGAATTGAAAATGCATGACTCATTTGTACAG GATTGGGATTTAGACATCAACAAAAAAGTAAGTATAAACTCAGCAACTTTGAAATACACTGAGTTCTTGTTAGCTACAGCATCCGGAAAAGTAGAAGGATGCAAAGCTCCCGGCATGCTTGATACTccatttgaaaaaacaaaagttgctgCCTACACGCTTGGTGCTGTGACACCTTGCATGAGGTTGTATGCCTTTCTCGGTAAGGAGTTTGGAGCACTTCTTGATCCGAGTGATGTGAACCAACCCTACAAGAAATGGGTCGATAATTATTCTAGTGATGCTTTCCAG GCATCAGCCAAGCAAACTGAAGACTTGCTTGAGAAGCTTAGTGTCTCTATGACTGGTGAAGAATTGGACATAATTGAAAAATTGTATCAACAGGCTATGATACTTGAAGTAGAGTTTTTCCATGCCCAACCTCTTGCTCAGCCTACCATAGTTCCACTGTTCAAGAACCAATCAAAAGATGATCTGGTGatcttttctgattttgatcTGACTTGCACCGTTGTGGATTCTTCTGCTATTTTAGCGGAAATAGCAATTGTAACTGCCCCAAAAGATGAATTGAGTCGATCTGGACTACAAATACATCGAATGCTCTCATCTGACCTTAGGAACACCTGGAATCTACTTTCTAAGCAATACACGGAGCATTATGAAGAATGCATAGAGAATATTCTGAATAAGGAAAAAG CGGACAAGTTTGACTACGAGGGTTTATGTAAAGCACTGGAGCAGCTCTCGGATTTTGAGAAACAGGCAAACAATCGAGTGATTGAGTCTGGTGTACTTAAGGGCCTGAATCTCGAAGACATTAAGCGAGCTGGGGAAAGGTTAATTCTTCAAGATGGCTGCATCAATGTCTTCcagaaaattttagaaactgAGAATCTAAATGCAAAAGTTCATGTGCTTTCGTATTGTTGGTGCGGTGACCTGATAAGGGCAGCCTTTTGTGCAG GCGGAGTCGATGCAGTGGAAGTACATGCTAATGAATTCACATTCGAGGAATCCATCTCGACTGGTGAAATCGAGAGAAAGGTGGAATCCCCGATCAACAAAGCTCAACAGTTCAAAAGTATCCTACAAAATGGAAAGGATATCAACGAGAAGAAAAGCCCCCTGACTGTTTATATTGGAGATTCTGTAGGTGACTTGCTGTGTCTCCTCGAAGCAGATATAGGAATAGTGGTTGGCTCAAGCTCGAGTCTCAGGAGAGTGGGAACCCATTTTGGTGTCTCATTTGTGCCTTTGTTTTCTGGAATCGttcagaaacagaaacaacaaactgaagaagaatcatcatcaacctGGAAAGGACTCTCTGGCACTCTTTACACAGTTTCAAGCTGGGCCGAAATTCATTCCTTTGCACTTGGATGGTAG